GCATAGCTGGAATTATAATAAAAAATGAGACGAAAGTTCCCGTTGTCTTCCACGTCCACAGCACTGAGTGGGGAAGAAGCGGTGGGCAAGGCTCAGAGGTCGTCTCCTATCTTGAATGGGCTATGGCGCAGAAGGCTGACAGAATAATAACCGTTAGCCACGCCATGCAAGAGGATTTGGCCCGTCACGGTTGGCCTAAAGCCAAAATTAGTGTCGTCTGGAACGGTGTTGACCCTGAACGTTATAATCCCAAAAAGTGTAAGCCGGAAGAGGTTGAGGCGATACGTAGCCGATATGGTGTTAAGCCCGATGAAAAGATGATTCTGTTTTTGGGGAGGCTGACTTGGGTTAAGGGTGTGATAAACCTTGTTCAAGCAATGCCTATGATTTTGGCAGAATACCCAAACACTAAGCTTGTTATTTTGGGCAAGGGAGAACAGCAAAACGACATAATTGAGGCTGCCGTTAGGCTTGGTATAAGCGACAAGCTTATTTGCAGATTTGACTTCGTCCCGGAAAAAGAGCGCATACTGCACTATGCAGCAGCAGATGTCTGCGTTTTCCCATCCACTTATGAACCCTTCGGCATTGTAAGCCTAGAGGCAATGGCTATGGAAAAACCGATAGTTGTTGGCGCCCAAGGCGTTGTCGGCTTCAGAGAACAAGTTGTGCCCTTTGGACCAGATCAGAATGGCATACACGTTAACGGTGGAAACCCAGCTGACATTGCATGGGGTATAAAAGAGGTTTTATGCGACCCTGAAAGAGCCAAGAGGTGGGGGGAAAACGGCAGAAAACGGGTGTTGCAATATTTTACATGGAGGAAGGCTGCTGAACAAACCTTGCAGATTTATGAAATGCTCCAACATAAGCCAGAACACGAAGAAGCAAGAGTTGTCGACTTGCTGGAGAAGCTAACTCAAAAATAAAATGGAAGGTTAGGGCCAAAGCTAAGGCTTGCGAGCAGCAGCTTTTTCTAGAGCTACTACTCCTGGGAGCTTCTTGCCCATTAGAAACTCTATTAGGGCTCCGCCGGCAGTGCTTACATAGGATATTTTGTTGGATAGGCCCAACTCTTGTAGGGCTGCTATCGTGTGGCCTCCACCAGCTAGGGAGAAGGCCTTCGAGTTTGCGATTTCCTCGAAGATTTTTCTTGTTCCGTAGATGAATTCGCTGTTTTCGAAAACTCCCATCGGTCCGCTTACCACTATTGATTTGGCGTTACGTATTATCTTTGCATAGTTTTCAACGGTTTTTGCTCCGATATCGAATATCGGATAGTCCGTAGGGAGTTTTTCTACTGGAATTTCCTTTCGTTTTTTCTCCGCTTCTACTGCCACGTCTGCTGGAACTTTAATTTTTTCAGGGTATTTTTGCATTAGCTCTTTTATTCCTGGGACAAGTCCCATTAGTTTTTTCTCTTCTAGGAATTTCATGTTGGGCTTGCCTAGGTCGTATCCTTTTGCCACTAGAAAGACGTGTCCTACAACGCCGCCCGTTAGCACGTAGTTTGCTATTTTGTTGTCTAATACGTATTTTGAGATTTCAAGGGAGTCGTCTGCCTTAGCACCGCCAAGCACGTATACGCATGGTTTTTCTGGGTTTTCCAGCACTCTGCTTAGGGATTTTAGTTCCCTCTCCATTATTCTTCCGGCGACGCTTGGCAGAACAGCTGTAAAACCAACCATTGAGACGTGGGCTCTGTGGGCTGCTGCAAAGGCGTCATTAACAAATATGTTTGCCAATGGTGCCAGCGTCTTGACAAGTTCTGTTTTGGCGTGGTCTTCTGGTGTGCCCTCCTTTGTTTCTCCGGCAAAGTTTCTAACATTGTCTAGGACTAGGATTTCGCCACTTTTCAGCTCTTTAATTGCTTTTTGGGCTTTTTCTCCGAAGACGTCGTCCACAAACTTTACTGGTTTTCCTAGGACTTTGCCTAGAATTTCAGCGTGCTCTTTCAGCGGTATGAAGTCTGGGTCGCCTTTTCTCCCTTGGTGGGCTAGTACCACGACCTTTGCGCCTTTTTGGGCTAACTCCTTTATTGTGGTTTCGCCGTGCGCTCTAATCCTTGTGTCGTCAAGAACCTTCTTTGTTTCCGGATCTACCGGGGAGTTGAAATCGACTCTTACGAGAACAACTTTGTTTTTCACGTCAACGTCGTCTAGGGTTAAATATTTAGCCATATATGTCCCCCTTCGTTTTGGAACAGAAAAATAGAGGGGGCTATTCGCTTTTAAGTTTTATATTGGCTTTGCTAGAAACCAGCTTTCTTTCCGATGAGTTCTATGAGTTCGACCATTCTGCAGGAGAAGCCCCACTCGTTGTCGTACCAAGCGAGCACCTTGACAAGGTTTCCGGCGACAACCATTGTGGATAGTCCGTCCACCACTGCGGAGTATGGCGTGTGGTTAACGTCTGTTGAGACTATGGGCTCTTCAGTGTAAGCCATTATACCTTTCAATGGACCTTCAGCTGCCTTCTTGAAGGCTTCGTTAACTTCTTCTCTTGTTACATCCTTCTGTAAAACGGCTGTCAAGTCAACTATTGAGACGTTTGGAACTGGCACACGGAGGGCTATTCCGTCAATTTTTCCCTTCAGTTCTGGGAAGACTAGGGCTGAGGCTCTTGCTGCACCGGTTGTTGTTGGTATTATGTTTATTGCGCCAGCCCTCGCCCTTCTTAAGTCTCTGTGGACTAGGTCCATTATGCGTTGGTCGTTGGTGTAGGCGTGGGCTGTTGTCATTAATCCGGCTTTAACGCCGAAGTTTTCATGAAGCACCTTCACGCATGGCACTACACAGTTTGTTGTGCATGACGCATTTGACAGAATGTGGTGGTTGTTGTGGTCGTATTTGTCGTGGTTCACACCTATGACTATGGTTATGTCTGGGTTTTCAGCCGGAGCCGATATCAAAACCTTTTTTGCTCCTGCTTGGAGGTGTTTTGCCGCATCCTCCCGCTTTGTGAACAAGCCTGTTGACTCCACCGCCAGATAAACGTCTAGGTCTTTCCATGGCAGCTGCGCTGGGTCCTTCTGTGAAAGCACTTTCAGTTCTTTGCCGTTCACTATTATGCTGTTCTCTTTGACCTGGACTTCACCTGGGAAGGGTCCGTGAACTGAATCGTATTTTAGGAGGTGAGCTAGTGTTTTGGCGTCTGCAACGTCGTTTACGGCTACAAAGTCTATGTTCGCTTTTCTTTCAATGGCTGCTCTGTATAGAAGCCTTCCGATCCTTCCAAAACCGTTTATGGCTACCCTTATCGCCATTTAAATCACCATTCGCGCAAATTTCGGATATTATTGGAATTGGTTCTCTTAATTAATTTTCCGACAAAAATAGAGGGGAAAATATGGGGGTTTTAGCGGAGTTTCATCAGAACCATTTCAGCTGCCAAAACAAGGGGCTCCCATGTCTCGCAGAGGGGCGGCGCATAAGCCGTATCTGCCTTTGCTAACTCTCGTACAGTCATCTGTTTTTGTATGGCGAATGAAACAGCGTTTATGCGCTGGGTTACCTCTTCTCCGCCTATGATTTGTGCTCCAATAATGCGTTGTGACTCCTTTTCGACAACAAGCTTAACCTTTATTGGTAAGGCGCCCGGATAATAGTCTGCTTTTGTCTTAGAAGAGATTGTTCCAGTAACGGTTTCTATTCTTGCTCTTTGGGCTGCAGCCTCTGTTAAGCCTGTCACGCCCACTTGTGTGTCATAAAGCTGGGTTACAGCCGAGCCCAAAACACCAGTAAATAGTGCATAGCCGCCGGCAGCGTTTATCCCCGCCACTTTTCCTTGTCTTACAGCCACTGTTCCAAGCTGTTGCAGTGCCGGCTTCTGCGTGACAATATGGGTGGATTCTGCACAGTCACCCACAGCATAAACGTCCTTAACGTTTGTCTCCATTCTGGCGTTTGTTTTGATGGCTCTTGTTTCGCCTAAGGCTATTCCAGCGTCCACGGCAAGCTGGGTGTTTGCCCTGACACCAAAAGCGCTTACGAAGAGGTCTGCGCTTATTTGTTCTCCTCCAGCCACTATGCCCGTCACCTTATCCGTTCCGAGGAACTCTTCAACTGGTTTGTTGGTTAGAATTCGTATGCCCTTTTGCTCTAGCATTTCCTGAACCATTTTCGCTATGTCTGCGTCAAGCATGGCTGGCAAAACTTGAGGAAGCATTTCCACAACAGTCACTTTTAAGCCTCGTTCTTGCAAGGCTACAGCAGTTTCTAAACCTATGAGTCCAGCGCCCATTACGACGGCTGTTTTTGCGCCTTCGCGGACCGCCTGGTCTATTCTCTGCCCATCCTCTATTGTTCTTAAGGGTATTATTCCTTGCTTTTCTCTTCCTTTTATTGGTGGTGTGAAGGCACTTGCCCCCGCGGCTATTATTAGGCTGTCGTAGGGGATTTCCTCAGTATTCCCAGCTTTGTCCACCGTTAAAACAGTCTTTTTGCCAGTGTCTATCTTTGTCACTTTAGTTTCTGTTTTTAGGGTTAGTTTCATCATTTGGAAGTAGCTTGGCGGGAAAACTATGAGGTTGCTGAAGCTTGGTATGTGTCCGCCTATGACGAAGGGCAGGCCGCAGCGGGAGTAACCAGCATATTTCTCGTCGGTTATTAGGGTGATTTCGGCTGTGCGGTCTGTTTTTCTGGCGGCTGAGGCTGCATCTACACCGGCGGCGTGCGCCCCAATTATGACTATGCGTCTTGGCAAGGGCTACTTCCCTTCTTTTATTAGGCTTTTGTGCCACTCCACAGCCGCGTTAAAGTCCATTAGGTTTTTTAGCTCAGCTTGCAAGTTTGAGGGCTTTATAACCAGCAGCCAACCTTTCCCGTAGGGATCTTCGTTTAAAAGTTCTGGTTTTGACTGAACTTCTGTGTTGACTTCCTCTATTGTCCCGCTTATTGGCGCCACAAGGTCTGAAACAGCCTTTACGGATTCAACGGTACCATATGGCTCGTTTTGTTTTGTGGTGGCTCCGGGGCTTGGCAATTCTGCGTAAACAATTTCTCTTAGCTGTTTTTGCGCGTAGTCTGTTATGCCTACGCGAACTTTGTCTCCTTCAATTTTGAGCCATTCAAAATCCTTCGAATAGTATAGGCCTTCTGGAACTTCGTATCCGTCAACTTTAACCACGCAATTCCACCTCGCATGTAGTTGTTAATCTCCTATTTACAAGCCTTTAAAATTAACTGTTTCAATAGCGTGGGAAGCCATATTTGCGGTTGGAGAAAAGCGGCAAATACGCTACCCCCTCTAGGTTTTCCAACAATTTTTGGTTGTGGGAAAAGCCAAAATTGACTACCCCCCTTAGATTTTTCAGAAGCCTTCCATGTGGAATTTGGTTAAGTTTTCAACTTTATTTTCGCCTCCCCCTTCCTTCTTAGGTTTTCACTTCTCTGTAGGGATTTTTATTCACAGTTTGGCTTTCAATGATTTGATTTAAACTTGTTCTAAAAGTTGATAAAGAGGCTTTTCTCTATCCCCGAACATGGGAGAACATCTAAAAATAGCGTGCGGAGTCTTTGGGGCAATAAACTTTGATAGGCAACCCATATTCCCATACGTATATTGGGGTTTGAGGGCGCAAAACCATAGGGGACACCAGTCCCATGGCTTTCTTACCTATGCTAATGGAAAATTTTACGTTCATAAAAGCCTAGACCTTGTGCCTAAAATAAAAACAAGCGCCATCCAAGAGTGGTTTGGGCGTTTGCCTGGTCACATTGGAATAGGCAATGTTAGGTACACAACTTCTGGTAGGACGGATGATAAGTCTCTGATAAAGGGCACCCAGCCTGTCACTGCTTCTAAAAACGGTTTTAAGGTTGCTATTTCCTTTAACGGCAATGTTGTCAACATTTTTAGGCTTAAAAAGGAAGTTTCCCGAGAGTTTCCAAACTTCTCTTACGAGTGTGACGCTGACCTCATTTGCCATAAACTCTTGATAGAACTAGCTGAGAGCAAAGACCTTGCCTCTGCTGTAAAATTG
This sequence is a window from Candidatus Bathyarchaeia archaeon. Protein-coding genes within it:
- a CDS encoding glycosyltransferase family 4 protein; protein product: MRIGFFVWEYPPALVGGLGTYAEYITREFVAMGNDVTVFTLNPGNLKTREIVKGVEVHRPLIADASNVFPMFVTDDLKKWGTNIRLFNDIFIYNVLSATKFINSMLKKEGCIYDVVCVHDWLSSIAGIIIKNETKVPVVFHVHSTEWGRSGGQGSEVVSYLEWAMAQKADRIITVSHAMQEDLARHGWPKAKISVVWNGVDPERYNPKKCKPEEVEAIRSRYGVKPDEKMILFLGRLTWVKGVINLVQAMPMILAEYPNTKLVILGKGEQQNDIIEAAVRLGISDKLICRFDFVPEKERILHYAAADVCVFPSTYEPFGIVSLEAMAMEKPIVVGAQGVVGFREQVVPFGPDQNGIHVNGGNPADIAWGIKEVLCDPERAKRWGENGRKRVLQYFTWRKAAEQTLQIYEMLQHKPEHEEARVVDLLEKLTQK
- a CDS encoding phosphoglycerate kinase encodes the protein MAKYLTLDDVDVKNKVVLVRVDFNSPVDPETKKVLDDTRIRAHGETTIKELAQKGAKVVVLAHQGRKGDPDFIPLKEHAEILGKVLGKPVKFVDDVFGEKAQKAIKELKSGEILVLDNVRNFAGETKEGTPEDHAKTELVKTLAPLANIFVNDAFAAAHRAHVSMVGFTAVLPSVAGRIMERELKSLSRVLENPEKPCVYVLGGAKADDSLEISKYVLDNKIANYVLTGGVVGHVFLVAKGYDLGKPNMKFLEEKKLMGLVPGIKELMQKYPEKIKVPADVAVEAEKKRKEIPVEKLPTDYPIFDIGAKTVENYAKIIRNAKSIVVSGPMGVFENSEFIYGTRKIFEEIANSKAFSLAGGGHTIAALQELGLSNKISYVSTAGGALIEFLMGKKLPGVVALEKAAARKP
- a CDS encoding FAD-dependent oxidoreductase, which gives rise to MPRRIVIIGAHAAGVDAASAARKTDRTAEITLITDEKYAGYSRCGLPFVIGGHIPSFSNLIVFPPSYFQMMKLTLKTETKVTKIDTGKKTVLTVDKAGNTEEIPYDSLIIAAGASAFTPPIKGREKQGIIPLRTIEDGQRIDQAVREGAKTAVVMGAGLIGLETAVALQERGLKVTVVEMLPQVLPAMLDADIAKMVQEMLEQKGIRILTNKPVEEFLGTDKVTGIVAGGEQISADLFVSAFGVRANTQLAVDAGIALGETRAIKTNARMETNVKDVYAVGDCAESTHIVTQKPALQQLGTVAVRQGKVAGINAAGGYALFTGVLGSAVTQLYDTQVGVTGLTEAAAQRARIETVTGTISSKTKADYYPGALPIKVKLVVEKESQRIIGAQIIGGEEVTQRINAVSFAIQKQMTVRELAKADTAYAPPLCETWEPLVLAAEMVLMKLR
- the gcvH gene encoding glycine cleavage system protein GcvH, which encodes MVKVDGYEVPEGLYYSKDFEWLKIEGDKVRVGITDYAQKQLREIVYAELPSPGATTKQNEPYGTVESVKAVSDLVAPISGTIEEVNTEVQSKPELLNEDPYGKGWLLVIKPSNLQAELKNLMDFNAAVEWHKSLIKEGK
- the gap gene encoding type I glyceraldehyde-3-phosphate dehydrogenase — translated: MAIRVAINGFGRIGRLLYRAAIERKANIDFVAVNDVADAKTLAHLLKYDSVHGPFPGEVQVKENSIIVNGKELKVLSQKDPAQLPWKDLDVYLAVESTGLFTKREDAAKHLQAGAKKVLISAPAENPDITIVIGVNHDKYDHNNHHILSNASCTTNCVVPCVKVLHENFGVKAGLMTTAHAYTNDQRIMDLVHRDLRRARAGAINIIPTTTGAARASALVFPELKGKIDGIALRVPVPNVSIVDLTAVLQKDVTREEVNEAFKKAAEGPLKGIMAYTEEPIVSTDVNHTPYSAVVDGLSTMVVAGNLVKVLAWYDNEWGFSCRMVELIELIGKKAGF